In the Ensifer adhaerens genome, one interval contains:
- a CDS encoding aspartate ammonia-lyase produces MVDQQQACQRTRLERDALGERAVPEAAYFGIQTLRAVENFSLSDIAISHFPTLVRALAMVKKAAAIANNAEGQLPIEKLDAIVRACDDLIEGQLLSSFVVDVFQGGAGTSSNMNANEVIANRGLEHLGRQRGDYRALHPNDDVNMSQSTNDVYPTAVRLSLLLSRSELQVALSALIAAFEDKGREYAGTVKIGRTQLQDAVPITLGQEFGAFAATLKEDTARLEEVASFFREVNLGGTAVGTRINASQSYATRAIEELSRISGFDLVAADNLLEASWDTGAFVTFSGILRRIAVKLSKISNDLRLLSSGPRSGLGEIRLPPVQPGSSIMPGKVNPVIPESVNQVCYQVIGNDLAATMAAEGGQLQLNPFEPLIIYNLLTSMRLLGRAMTNLAERCVAGITADEERCRAGAEGSISLATALVPVVGYTEAADIAKLALKSGDTVLEVAMSRGLDGAMLQNLLDPIRMAIPDERHDR; encoded by the coding sequence ATGGTTGATCAGCAACAGGCGTGTCAACGCACAAGGCTCGAGCGCGATGCGCTCGGCGAGCGCGCGGTTCCCGAGGCGGCGTATTTCGGGATCCAGACGCTGAGAGCGGTCGAGAACTTCTCGCTTTCAGACATTGCGATCAGCCACTTTCCAACACTCGTGCGCGCGCTCGCCATGGTTAAGAAGGCTGCGGCCATCGCAAACAACGCGGAGGGCCAGCTTCCCATCGAAAAGCTCGACGCCATCGTCAGGGCATGTGACGACCTCATCGAGGGGCAGCTCCTGTCATCCTTTGTGGTCGACGTGTTCCAGGGGGGCGCGGGCACGTCGAGCAACATGAACGCGAACGAGGTCATTGCAAACCGTGGGCTAGAGCATCTGGGGCGGCAGCGTGGAGATTATCGGGCACTTCATCCAAACGATGACGTGAACATGTCCCAGTCGACTAACGACGTGTATCCCACCGCGGTTCGGCTGTCCCTGCTTCTTAGCCGCTCGGAACTGCAGGTCGCGCTCTCCGCATTGATCGCGGCCTTCGAAGACAAAGGGAGAGAATACGCTGGAACAGTCAAAATCGGACGAACCCAGTTGCAGGACGCGGTTCCGATCACACTCGGGCAGGAATTCGGGGCCTTCGCCGCGACCCTGAAGGAGGATACCGCCCGACTGGAGGAAGTCGCCTCGTTTTTCCGGGAGGTAAATCTCGGCGGCACGGCAGTCGGTACGCGCATCAACGCCTCTCAGTCCTATGCAACTCGCGCCATCGAAGAGTTGTCACGGATTTCGGGCTTTGACCTCGTTGCCGCAGACAATCTCTTGGAGGCAAGCTGGGACACTGGCGCGTTCGTGACGTTCTCCGGCATCCTACGGCGTATCGCCGTCAAACTATCGAAGATCTCCAACGATCTCCGACTGTTGTCCAGCGGGCCGCGCAGTGGTCTCGGCGAAATTCGGCTGCCGCCGGTCCAACCAGGCTCGTCGATCATGCCGGGAAAGGTAAATCCGGTCATTCCGGAGTCGGTGAACCAGGTCTGCTACCAGGTAATCGGCAACGACCTTGCCGCGACGATGGCGGCTGAAGGTGGGCAGTTACAGCTCAACCCCTTTGAACCCCTGATAATCTATAACCTGCTGACATCCATGCGGTTGCTTGGTCGTGCGATGACGAACCTGGCCGAGCGATGCGTGGCGGGCATCACGGCAGATGAAGAACGCTGCCGCGCAGGGGCGGAGGGCAGCATTTCGCTGGCCACCGCGCTCGTGCCCGTCGTTGGATACACCGAGGCAGCCGATATCGCCAAGCTCGCATTGAAATCCGGGGACACCGTTCTGGAGGTTGCCATGTCGCGCGGCTTGGACGGGGCGATGTTGCAGAACTTGCTTGATCCCATCCGCATGGCAATACCAGATGAAAGGCATGACAGATGA
- a CDS encoding transporter substrate-binding domain-containing protein, whose product MMALTLACAISSASAGSAETTLEKIQRTKKVTVGTEAAYPPFEFVKDGQIVGFGRDLLTEISKQWGVEIEQLDLPFQGILPGLIAGKFDFVATSVGINAERAKRYAYTLPIADSTAYAIKKVGNSDIATVEDLKGKVVATQLASAVDPVAKALDERLKAKGEGFADLKLFPTFNDSFLAVANGTADAALAGLPVLQNLMNERPGIFELVGKAAVVPSYNAWVVRPEDQDLRDAINGALLTLKKTGKLAELQQKWLGMTYDLPEQGYLPKGAR is encoded by the coding sequence ATGATGGCTCTAACCTTAGCGTGCGCGATTTCCAGCGCCAGCGCCGGTTCGGCAGAGACGACGCTTGAGAAAATTCAGCGCACGAAGAAGGTGACCGTCGGCACCGAAGCCGCCTATCCGCCGTTCGAGTTCGTTAAGGACGGCCAGATCGTCGGTTTCGGCAGGGATCTGCTCACCGAGATCTCGAAGCAATGGGGCGTCGAGATCGAGCAGCTCGATCTACCTTTCCAGGGTATCTTGCCCGGTCTGATCGCGGGAAAGTTTGACTTCGTGGCGACATCTGTCGGCATCAATGCAGAGCGTGCCAAGCGCTACGCCTATACTCTGCCGATTGCCGACAGCACCGCCTATGCGATCAAGAAGGTTGGCAATTCGGACATCGCCACGGTGGAGGATCTCAAGGGGAAGGTCGTGGCGACGCAACTCGCTTCGGCGGTCGATCCCGTCGCCAAGGCGCTTGACGAACGTCTCAAGGCAAAGGGAGAGGGCTTTGCAGATCTGAAGCTATTCCCGACTTTCAACGACTCCTTCCTCGCGGTCGCCAATGGAACGGCCGATGCGGCGCTCGCCGGACTGCCCGTACTGCAGAACCTCATGAACGAGCGTCCAGGCATCTTTGAACTAGTTGGCAAAGCCGCCGTGGTGCCTAGCTACAACGCGTGGGTTGTCCGTCCGGAAGATCAGGACCTGCGCGACGCGATCAACGGTGCGCTCCTGACACTCAAGAAGACCGGCAAGCTCGCGGAGCTGCAGCAGAAGTGGCTGGGCATGACCTATGATCTGCCAGAGCAAGGCTACCTCCCGAAAGGTGCCCGCTGA
- a CDS encoding amino acid ABC transporter ATP-binding protein, giving the protein MSKPAEQPAVTMRSVSKWYGNFQVLRDVDLVIGKGERLVICGPSGSGKSTLIRCLNRLEEYQQGHIVVDGKAIMEEMSSVDEVRRDVGMVFQHFNLFPHLTILENCMLAPMSVRGVGRRAASDSAMSYLERVRIADHAHKYPSQISGGQQQRAAIARSLCMNPKIMLFDEPTSALDPEMVAEVLDTMIGLADEGMTMICVTHEMGFARRVADQVIFMDGGRIIESGPPASFFDAPRHARTRAFLSKILH; this is encoded by the coding sequence ATGAGTAAGCCCGCCGAACAACCGGCCGTCACCATGCGGTCGGTCAGCAAGTGGTACGGGAACTTCCAGGTGCTCAGGGATGTCGACCTCGTCATCGGTAAAGGTGAGCGTCTCGTGATTTGCGGACCGTCGGGATCTGGAAAGTCCACTCTGATCCGATGCTTGAACCGACTCGAAGAATATCAGCAGGGACACATCGTCGTGGATGGCAAAGCCATCATGGAGGAGATGTCATCGGTGGATGAGGTGCGGCGCGATGTGGGCATGGTGTTTCAGCACTTCAATCTGTTTCCGCACCTCACCATCCTCGAAAATTGCATGCTCGCGCCGATGTCCGTTCGAGGCGTAGGTCGCAGAGCGGCAAGTGATTCTGCCATGAGCTATCTGGAGCGCGTCCGGATCGCGGATCATGCGCACAAGTACCCGTCCCAAATCTCGGGAGGCCAGCAGCAGCGCGCAGCGATCGCGCGATCGCTTTGTATGAATCCGAAGATCATGCTTTTCGACGAGCCCACTTCGGCTCTCGACCCGGAAATGGTGGCGGAGGTGCTTGATACAATGATCGGTCTCGCCGACGAGGGGATGACCATGATCTGTGTCACGCACGAAATGGGGTTCGCGCGACGGGTCGCCGACCAGGTGATATTCATGGACGGTGGGAGGATCATCGAAAGTGGCCCGCCGGCATCGTTCTTCGACGCGCCACGCCACGCGCGGACGCGCGCTTTCCTTAGCAAAATCCTGCACTAG
- a CDS encoding LysR family transcriptional regulator, with protein MKPPVSDQMVARRLGFDLQSLEIFVTVCKTGSMTVTAVQTGLTQPAVSRQISNLEQRLGVTLIERGSRPVRPTLAGQRLVSAAEHLLSEATAIPTLLQNADVGIIPKLRLGLIDSLSDPLVPLLIKSLRDRVASISVATGFMEPLRHRLLKRELDAVVSADPFDDVDGFERFELFQEQFVVLVSRGEPPFGDEAEFRNFAMRYPMIRSGTTSGIALRVEQQFRRMRLEVPHAFSCETIESIVSLVAAGIGWSILTPVCVRKCVALAPAIQVLQMPGAGFSRHIYLVVRRGELGGFSRQLSTLCRRAIQKNYMPQLVAIAPWMSNAIVVAQN; from the coding sequence ATGAAACCGCCCGTTTCGGATCAAATGGTCGCCCGTCGGCTCGGATTTGATCTCCAGTCGCTCGAGATTTTCGTGACGGTCTGCAAGACGGGAAGCATGACCGTCACGGCCGTCCAAACGGGACTGACGCAGCCAGCCGTTTCGCGCCAGATCTCAAATCTGGAACAGCGCCTCGGCGTCACGCTGATTGAACGAGGATCTCGTCCGGTGAGACCCACGCTCGCGGGCCAACGACTTGTGAGCGCCGCCGAGCATCTGCTTTCGGAGGCGACAGCAATCCCTACCCTTTTGCAGAACGCCGACGTGGGAATTATCCCGAAACTAAGGCTTGGACTGATCGACTCCCTTTCCGATCCACTCGTGCCACTCCTCATAAAGTCGCTTCGAGACAGGGTGGCGTCGATATCGGTTGCCACCGGCTTCATGGAGCCCCTCCGCCACCGTTTGCTGAAACGGGAACTCGACGCCGTCGTTTCGGCTGATCCGTTCGACGACGTCGACGGCTTCGAGCGGTTTGAGCTCTTTCAGGAGCAGTTTGTCGTGCTGGTCTCAAGGGGGGAACCGCCGTTCGGTGACGAAGCTGAGTTCCGCAACTTCGCCATGCGGTATCCAATGATCCGATCGGGCACCACGTCGGGGATTGCACTACGGGTGGAGCAGCAGTTCCGCCGCATGCGTTTGGAAGTCCCGCATGCCTTTTCCTGCGAGACCATCGAATCCATCGTCAGCCTTGTGGCTGCGGGGATAGGATGGTCAATCCTTACGCCTGTATGTGTGCGAAAATGTGTGGCGCTCGCGCCGGCGATACAGGTGCTTCAGATGCCCGGAGCAGGTTTCTCGCGGCACATCTATCTCGTGGTGCGCCGCGGTGAACTGGGTGGGTTTTCAAGGCAGCTTTCGACGCTTTGCCGTCGCGCAATACAAAAGAACTATATGCCCCAACTGGTGGCGATCGCGCCATGGATGTCTAACGCGATAGTCGTGGCTCAAAATTAG
- a CDS encoding amino acid ABC transporter ATP-binding protein, which produces MSTSLLRVSNLAKSFGSATALRDISFDVAAGEVVCIIGPSGCGKSTLLRCINHLTPPDEGFVEVAGAYIGRERGADGRVRIQSQGEIDRMRPKMGFVFQQFNLWPHLTVLENIVKGPVKVQKRPRDEAEAQALSLLQRFGLRDKAHMFPSSLSGGQKQRVAIARALAMGPELMLFDEPTSALDPEIVKDVLTFLRELARSGMTMVIVTHEIGFARHVADRVIFLDRGVVAEAGPSNAVLSNPTNPRLREFLSQIAADQQSVGEVAASVAEQHIH; this is translated from the coding sequence ATGAGCACGTCCCTTCTGAGAGTCTCTAACCTTGCCAAGAGCTTTGGGAGCGCCACCGCACTGCGCGACATCAGCTTCGACGTCGCCGCCGGAGAGGTGGTCTGCATCATAGGTCCCAGCGGCTGTGGCAAGAGTACGCTCTTGCGGTGCATCAATCATCTGACCCCCCCGGACGAAGGCTTCGTGGAGGTTGCGGGGGCTTATATCGGGCGCGAACGGGGGGCCGATGGAAGGGTCCGCATCCAGTCCCAGGGCGAAATCGATCGGATGCGGCCGAAGATGGGGTTCGTCTTCCAGCAGTTCAATCTTTGGCCCCATCTCACCGTCCTCGAGAATATCGTCAAGGGTCCGGTCAAAGTGCAGAAGCGTCCCAGGGACGAAGCGGAGGCACAAGCGCTTTCACTGCTGCAGCGCTTCGGATTGCGCGACAAGGCACACATGTTCCCATCTTCCCTCTCCGGAGGTCAGAAGCAGCGCGTAGCGATCGCGCGGGCATTGGCGATGGGACCTGAACTAATGCTTTTCGACGAACCCACCTCAGCGCTCGATCCCGAGATTGTCAAGGACGTGCTGACGTTTCTGCGGGAACTCGCGCGCTCCGGCATGACGATGGTCATCGTGACCCACGAGATAGGTTTCGCGCGCCATGTCGCCGATCGCGTGATCTTTCTCGATCGCGGCGTCGTCGCAGAGGCCGGGCCATCGAACGCTGTGCTCTCCAATCCAACGAACCCCCGCCTGCGAGAGTTTCTTTCCCAGATTGCGGCCGATCAACAATCTGTCGGCGAAGTCGCCGCGTCGGTCGCCGAACAACATATCCACTAG
- a CDS encoding agmatinase, translating into MINQLTSAPKHGHTSMLYSKVHTDLDTLDAHVAFLGIPYGSAYTIDEVTNDQTRAPTAVRQATDRAVRNLDRYDFDIGGPLYDGRAIKAVDCGDVVGDPQDPSAHYRNAEAAVRKILAAGALPLIIGGDHGIPIPVLRAYDDQGPITLIQIDAHLDWRDQINGVRDGLSSPIRRASEMPHVKDIYQIGIRAQGTARPEEYEAAKAYGSNIITAYELHDVGMEAIIDRIPDGGRYYVTIDADGIDPSVMPAVAGPALGGVTYLQTRKLLHGLVRKGRVVGMDIVEITPSKDVNQLTAISAGRFFVNLIGAAVRADYFGTKEELEAAAADKARPVAAA; encoded by the coding sequence ATGATAAATCAGCTTACCAGCGCTCCTAAGCACGGTCACACCAGCATGCTCTATTCGAAGGTGCACACCGACCTCGACACGCTTGACGCCCATGTCGCCTTCCTCGGAATCCCCTACGGCTCCGCCTACACTATCGATGAGGTGACCAACGACCAGACACGCGCGCCGACCGCCGTCCGCCAGGCGACCGACCGGGCCGTTCGAAACCTCGACCGGTATGACTTCGATATCGGCGGGCCGCTCTATGACGGGCGCGCGATCAAGGCGGTGGATTGCGGCGACGTCGTCGGCGACCCGCAGGACCCGAGCGCTCATTATCGGAATGCCGAAGCGGCGGTTCGCAAGATTCTCGCCGCCGGGGCCCTGCCGCTGATCATCGGAGGGGATCACGGCATCCCGATCCCGGTCCTGCGGGCCTACGACGACCAGGGGCCGATCACGCTGATCCAGATAGACGCCCATCTCGACTGGCGCGATCAAATCAACGGTGTCCGCGACGGCCTGTCGAGCCCTATTCGACGCGCATCCGAGATGCCGCATGTCAAGGACATCTACCAGATCGGCATCCGCGCGCAGGGCACAGCGAGGCCCGAGGAATACGAAGCCGCCAAGGCGTACGGGTCCAATATCATCACCGCATACGAGCTGCATGATGTTGGCATGGAGGCGATCATCGATCGCATCCCTGATGGCGGTCGCTACTACGTCACGATCGATGCCGACGGTATCGATCCTTCGGTGATGCCGGCGGTCGCTGGGCCGGCGCTCGGCGGGGTGACCTATCTCCAGACGCGCAAGCTGCTTCACGGCCTCGTCCGCAAGGGTCGCGTTGTCGGTATGGATATCGTCGAGATCACCCCCTCCAAGGATGTCAACCAACTGACTGCGATCTCCGCCGGCCGGTTCTTCGTCAATCTCATCGGCGCGGCCGTTCGGGCCGACTATTTCGGGACGAAGGAGGAACTTGAGGCTGCCGCCGCCGACAAGGCCCGGCCGGTTGCGGCGGCCTGA
- a CDS encoding amino acid ABC transporter permease, which yields MDFSVAALSGAFPQLLPAMAINFTIALVAMALALVGGTSLTILRTLGIVWLNGVIAAVISFIRGTPILVQIFLFYYGLPALGLDLSPIEAGILAIAFNSSIFITEIMRGGLSGMDSGPIEAAIALGIKGRVIWRKVILPQLYIRIMPPLVNELTTIVKGTALLSVITVVEVLRTAQQVANSSFRPLETLLAAALILFAVNFVISQSGRILEGRFAARRG from the coding sequence ATGGACTTTAGCGTAGCCGCTTTGAGCGGCGCCTTTCCCCAGCTCCTGCCTGCGATGGCAATTAATTTTACGATCGCCCTTGTTGCTATGGCGCTCGCACTCGTCGGCGGTACATCGTTGACGATCCTGCGCACCCTCGGAATCGTCTGGCTGAACGGCGTGATCGCTGCCGTGATTAGTTTCATACGCGGAACGCCAATCCTCGTTCAGATCTTCCTGTTCTACTATGGGCTTCCCGCCCTCGGTCTCGACCTGTCGCCGATCGAAGCTGGCATTCTCGCCATCGCGTTCAACAGCTCAATCTTCATTACGGAGATCATGAGGGGCGGACTATCGGGCATGGATTCAGGGCCGATCGAGGCCGCCATTGCGCTCGGCATCAAGGGGAGGGTGATCTGGCGAAAAGTCATCCTACCGCAACTCTACATTCGCATCATGCCACCGCTCGTCAACGAACTCACCACGATCGTCAAAGGGACGGCTCTGCTCTCCGTAATCACCGTCGTGGAAGTACTGCGGACCGCGCAGCAAGTCGCCAACTCCTCGTTCCGACCACTCGAGACGCTTCTGGCCGCGGCCCTGATCCTGTTCGCCGTGAACTTCGTCATCAGCCAGAGCGGCAGAATTCTGGAAGGGCGCTTCGCGGCGCGGAGAGGGTGA
- a CDS encoding amino acid ABC transporter permease, which yields MTFDFNVIFDNWALFARGTVMTILIAAAAVAVGFVVAIPIALMALSHRSPLRWLATAYVEWFRNVPFIVVLYLFFYGLPFFNVRLPEAVVGAIALAFFASSYFAEIVRGAILAVPKGQMEAARAIGMSYLQGLWEIVAPQTVRLLLPPSTNTSISMVKETSVLSTITVAELTYQGLVVQGETFAPFEVFLTTATIYWVVTAALAQVLHRTEQAFGAAQGAHQTRPSLADKYLLIGERRPA from the coding sequence ATGACCTTCGATTTTAACGTCATCTTTGACAACTGGGCGCTGTTCGCCCGTGGCACCGTCATGACAATTCTCATCGCCGCTGCAGCCGTGGCTGTGGGTTTTGTTGTCGCCATACCGATAGCGCTCATGGCGCTGTCCCATCGCTCGCCATTGCGTTGGCTTGCGACCGCCTATGTTGAGTGGTTCCGGAACGTTCCGTTCATCGTCGTTCTCTATCTCTTCTTCTATGGACTGCCGTTCTTCAACGTTCGGCTTCCTGAAGCCGTAGTCGGCGCCATCGCGTTGGCATTCTTCGCGAGCTCATATTTTGCCGAGATCGTTCGCGGCGCGATCCTTGCTGTGCCGAAAGGCCAGATGGAAGCAGCACGCGCTATTGGCATGTCCTACCTTCAGGGACTTTGGGAGATCGTCGCCCCGCAGACGGTGCGGCTCCTTTTGCCACCATCGACCAATACCAGCATATCCATGGTCAAGGAGACATCCGTGCTCAGCACGATCACGGTCGCTGAGCTCACCTATCAGGGTCTGGTCGTCCAGGGAGAAACCTTCGCTCCTTTCGAGGTCTTTCTGACCACGGCGACCATTTACTGGGTCGTCACAGCCGCCCTGGCTCAGGTCCTACATCGCACCGAGCAGGCGTTCGGCGCCGCACAGGGCGCTCACCAGACCCGCCCCAGCCTTGCGGACAAGTATCTTCTGATTGGCGAACGGAGACCGGCATGA
- a CDS encoding asparaginase translates to MGMSDSRRPKVLIVSTGGTIASRYDPVGRAMTSTATGDQLLAALGDLAPSTELTLDEFSNLGSNRIDLDMSFRLARHIAVRMEEDAVCGCVVTHGTDTLEESAFLASLVISSGKPVVFTGAQRGIDASDADGPRNLADAIRVAASPSARDLGVLVVFGGRILSATDATKVNTWHLDGYGSTSFGTLGEVDGEMVLIGRRPMMCPAVNARDIETRVDLITLAMGADARLFDAAVASGARGIVLETFGRGNATPELVAAVRRATNAGIFTVVTSRCAQGRVLPVYDDGGGRDLEDAGALFAGRLKGPKARILLCLALSHLPRSKIVDLLMTFGM, encoded by the coding sequence ATGGGCATGAGTGATTCACGGCGCCCGAAAGTCCTGATCGTGTCGACGGGCGGCACCATAGCGTCAAGGTACGATCCAGTGGGACGGGCGATGACGAGCACGGCAACCGGCGATCAACTGCTTGCCGCGCTCGGCGACCTCGCGCCCTCCACGGAACTGACGTTGGACGAGTTCAGCAATCTCGGCAGCAATCGAATCGATCTCGATATGTCGTTTCGATTGGCCCGACACATTGCGGTCCGAATGGAGGAAGACGCTGTCTGCGGTTGTGTCGTCACCCATGGCACGGACACGCTTGAGGAAAGCGCATTTCTTGCAAGTCTTGTGATCTCCTCAGGCAAACCGGTGGTGTTCACCGGAGCGCAACGTGGCATAGATGCCTCCGATGCGGATGGACCCCGTAACTTAGCCGATGCCATCCGCGTTGCAGCATCGCCAAGTGCGAGGGATTTGGGGGTCCTCGTTGTTTTCGGGGGACGGATTCTGTCCGCGACCGATGCCACGAAAGTCAATACTTGGCATTTGGATGGGTACGGCTCCACCAGCTTCGGAACACTCGGCGAAGTCGATGGCGAGATGGTTTTGATCGGTCGAAGGCCGATGATGTGCCCAGCCGTGAACGCGCGTGACATCGAAACGCGCGTCGATCTGATCACGCTGGCGATGGGCGCGGATGCGCGCCTCTTTGACGCGGCAGTGGCGAGCGGCGCTCGCGGCATCGTGCTTGAGACGTTCGGGCGCGGCAACGCGACGCCGGAGTTGGTCGCGGCAGTCCGGCGCGCGACCAATGCGGGGATATTCACGGTTGTCACGTCGCGCTGTGCGCAGGGCCGAGTTCTTCCCGTCTATGATGACGGAGGCGGGCGGGACCTTGAGGATGCGGGCGCCTTGTTTGCTGGAAGATTGAAGGGACCCAAGGCCCGCATTCTCCTCTGCCTCGCTCTCTCACACCTGCCACGCTCGAAAATCGTTGATCTCCTAATGACCTTTGGCATGTGA